The following proteins come from a genomic window of Terribacillus aidingensis:
- a CDS encoding DUF1516 family protein, with product MDGMILTHIIGWGLGLLLFFFALVLYSEKKIKKATIPHMILRLDYLLILYTGFVLLWRYFDASGSSFTVQAVIKGIAGLIVIVCMEMILVKLKKEKSAKAWWIIFLIALVITLLLGFGILPMGFLP from the coding sequence ATGGACGGAATGATACTTACACATATAATCGGCTGGGGACTCGGTCTTCTGCTCTTCTTCTTTGCGCTTGTTCTTTATAGCGAGAAGAAAATAAAGAAGGCAACAATTCCGCATATGATCCTTCGGCTTGATTATCTGCTTATCTTGTATACTGGCTTTGTACTTTTATGGAGATATTTTGACGCATCTGGTTCTTCCTTTACTGTCCAAGCAGTCATCAAAGGTATTGCCGGGTTGATCGTCATCGTCTGCATGGAGATGATTCTCGTGAAACTGAAGAAAGAAAAGTCCGCAAAAGCTTGGTGGATTATCTTCCTCATTGCGCTCGTCATTACATTACTGCTTGGCTTTGGCATCCTTCCGATGGGATTCCTGCCATAA
- a CDS encoding DUF418 domain-containing protein — MKERIRPMPQTKRLHWIDAARGAAILGIFMVNAPSFGSPFYMPGFDSPEWDSPLDNFLLGGIDIFFQASFYTLFSILFGFGMQLIFDSRKRDGIKPGWFLSRRMLVLLGLGAIHAFLIWHGDILFTYAILGLLLIPFLYTPRWVLLTMIPVLLLPVVLLFTLLTLAASMLGEGINEIMYSTMDIPSKLAAYGNGTYTDVLQQNLIDWSTANGAGGIFLNAFMLLPLLMLGAYIARTKLFHDPVANRRKLIWFTAITGFLFVVFKAGPYLIGAPYWLSIVQDSIGGPACALFYLSLITLLANVPIFSWIARQLSYVGRMSLSNYLFQSVLMFVLFYDIGFGLYGTFSLAGFIGFVIGVFVIQVILSRLWFRYFTFGPIEWLWRILTYGKIQPLRKKNEQQVS, encoded by the coding sequence ATGAAAGAAAGAATAAGACCTATGCCACAGACAAAACGGCTGCATTGGATCGACGCAGCAAGAGGGGCAGCCATACTTGGTATTTTCATGGTGAACGCACCATCATTCGGATCTCCCTTTTATATGCCGGGATTTGACTCTCCGGAATGGGATTCACCACTTGATAACTTTTTGCTAGGCGGTATCGATATATTTTTCCAAGCCAGCTTCTATACGTTATTTTCCATATTATTCGGGTTCGGTATGCAGCTAATATTTGATAGTCGGAAACGAGACGGCATCAAACCTGGCTGGTTCCTGAGCAGACGTATGCTGGTACTGCTCGGACTAGGAGCAATCCATGCATTTCTTATTTGGCATGGCGATATTCTCTTTACATATGCAATTCTTGGTTTACTGCTTATTCCATTCCTATATACACCAAGATGGGTTCTGCTGACAATGATTCCGGTTTTGCTTCTTCCGGTGGTTCTGCTGTTTACGCTGTTAACTCTGGCCGCGTCAATGCTAGGTGAAGGAATAAATGAAATAATGTACAGCACGATGGATATACCTAGTAAGCTAGCCGCTTATGGTAATGGTACTTATACTGATGTCCTGCAGCAGAATCTAATTGACTGGTCGACAGCCAATGGGGCCGGCGGTATATTCCTCAATGCATTTATGCTGCTGCCATTATTGATGCTTGGCGCGTATATCGCCCGTACGAAGCTGTTTCATGATCCAGTAGCCAATCGTCGCAAGCTGATTTGGTTTACTGCTATAACCGGATTTCTTTTCGTCGTATTCAAAGCGGGACCGTACTTGATTGGAGCACCTTATTGGCTGAGCATTGTTCAAGATTCGATTGGCGGCCCAGCATGTGCGCTGTTTTATCTTTCTTTGATAACACTCCTGGCAAACGTCCCTATCTTCAGTTGGATTGCACGTCAGCTAAGCTACGTTGGGCGCATGTCTTTGTCCAACTACTTATTCCAGTCCGTATTGATGTTCGTCTTGTTCTACGATATCGGTTTCGGATTATATGGGACGTTCTCTTTAGCAGGCTTCATTGGCTTTGTCATTGGTGTCTTCGTAATCCAAGTGATCTTGAGCCGCCTCTGGTTCCGATATTTCACCTTCGGACCTATTGAATGGCTGTGGCGCATACTGACGTATGGAAAAATTCAGCCGCTTCGGAAGAAAAACGAACAGCAAGTGTCTTAA
- a CDS encoding PH domain-containing protein: MFKKLASDALGLSDIGKIIPPSDYDKTDADDYVMNEDNEKIYFLIKTRQDEYCFTNLAIIHVDGESAVSSKRTLRRYPYMQHRISNVYLETAGKVDLDIEIKFSIDNQVISIDVKKDQIDQLKDLYKALLRISEINYENSLYTDMAHTSLDKAATILQQSRYTDGTLDETYKKLTEFGFEWLTATKDKYHAHDFGAVYEKYINN, from the coding sequence ATGTTTAAGAAACTAGCTTCTGATGCTCTAGGTCTATCTGATATCGGCAAGATCATTCCTCCAAGTGACTATGATAAGACAGATGCCGATGATTATGTCATGAATGAAGATAATGAAAAAATTTATTTCCTGATTAAAACGAGGCAGGATGAGTATTGCTTTACGAATCTCGCTATCATTCATGTTGACGGTGAAAGCGCCGTTTCTTCCAAAAGAACTCTCCGCCGTTACCCGTATATGCAGCACCGTATCAGCAATGTCTATTTAGAAACAGCCGGTAAAGTGGATCTGGATATTGAAATTAAATTTTCTATCGATAATCAGGTTATCAGTATCGATGTGAAGAAAGATCAAATCGATCAGCTGAAAGATTTGTATAAAGCTCTGCTGCGCATTTCAGAAATCAATTATGAAAACAGTTTATATACAGATATGGCGCATACAAGCCTGGATAAAGCAGCGACCATTCTTCAGCAATCCCGTTATACCGACGGTACGCTGGACGAGACATACAAAAAACTGACTGAATTCGGCTTCGAGTGGCTGACCGCCACAAAAGATAAATATCATGCACATGATTTCGGTGCAGTTTACGAAAAATATATCAACAACTAA
- a CDS encoding GNAT family N-acetyltransferase, with amino-acid sequence MADIKQEQGRFYIGNSDQPDAEVTFRESDNIVIEHTMVIEDKQGAGIGKQLINRVVDYAKEQGKQIVPVCTFAHEILSSDKKYDGVWEGPL; translated from the coding sequence ATGGCAGACATCAAACAAGAACAAGGGCGCTTTTATATCGGAAATAGTGACCAGCCGGATGCAGAGGTGACATTCAGGGAATCTGATAATATTGTCATTGAACATACGATGGTAATAGAGGATAAGCAAGGCGCAGGCATTGGAAAGCAATTGATTAATCGAGTCGTAGATTATGCTAAGGAACAAGGGAAACAGATTGTTCCTGTATGTACTTTTGCGCATGAGATTCTGAGTTCTGACAAGAAGTATGATGGGGTTTGGGAAGGCCCGCTATAA
- a CDS encoding DUF2254 domain-containing protein: MLIKLLPRPIRKYLHMTKRQRKHEAQLNLWMMPAIYIVGALVLVTIPLLLDLYLDLPTKTTGFFNASASNTGTLVSVLVSGTLLLAAYTLNSILVVLTSFSSEYSPRMLFNFISDRTTQHILGLFYGSFVFMLVSFLFVTNSSRDYFTAVPIASTLVTLTAVIGFAVFVNHTTTWMQMHNIVDAMKTESERIIQSTLIDELEPYRSDESGYTFEDYTGYTCKASNSGYIQLINFVDMIKQAKEDNVVVKMNAKAGDFVLKGNRLFSYRGPGAQDVQIEKYSKLIQIGHKRSEIQDVDMSMNKLSEIAIKSIGNDDPTSAINTFHQMADLMINIDASTTLHPYLQDEDEQTRVVYNTVTFSTYLHEGFGRIRHYTQKDYLLILEMILVFIRMTDSISQKNFPIIWEFAKDTILHISDSAYFRADRIRLLDYLKQLAEITGNEMDYYELERHLQPN, translated from the coding sequence ATGCTTATCAAATTACTACCGCGACCTATACGAAAATATCTACATATGACAAAACGTCAGCGCAAGCATGAAGCGCAGCTAAATCTCTGGATGATGCCCGCCATCTATATAGTCGGAGCCCTCGTGCTTGTAACAATACCACTATTATTAGACCTTTACTTGGATTTACCGACGAAAACAACGGGATTTTTCAATGCTTCCGCCTCGAATACCGGTACCCTTGTTAGTGTGCTAGTCAGTGGTACGCTGCTTCTGGCAGCTTATACGTTGAACTCGATTTTAGTAGTCTTAACAAGCTTCAGTTCAGAGTATTCACCACGCATGCTATTCAACTTCATCTCTGATCGAACGACGCAGCATATTCTAGGACTATTCTATGGAAGCTTTGTGTTTATGCTCGTCTCCTTCCTGTTCGTCACGAACAGTTCCCGGGATTATTTTACGGCTGTGCCGATTGCCAGTACGCTTGTTACACTGACAGCCGTTATCGGTTTTGCTGTATTTGTTAACCACACGACAACATGGATGCAAATGCATAATATCGTAGATGCTATGAAAACCGAGTCTGAAAGGATTATCCAATCGACTTTAATTGATGAACTCGAGCCGTATCGTAGTGATGAGTCCGGTTATACATTTGAAGATTATACTGGATACACTTGTAAAGCATCTAATTCGGGGTATATCCAGCTGATCAACTTTGTGGACATGATCAAGCAGGCTAAAGAAGACAATGTTGTTGTAAAAATGAATGCCAAAGCAGGTGATTTCGTACTAAAAGGCAATCGCTTGTTCAGCTATCGCGGACCAGGTGCACAGGATGTACAAATCGAAAAATACAGCAAGCTCATCCAAATTGGACATAAGCGATCCGAGATTCAGGACGTGGATATGAGTATGAATAAACTAAGTGAAATCGCCATCAAGTCGATTGGAAATGATGATCCAACCTCCGCTATAAATACTTTCCATCAAATGGCGGACTTGATGATCAATATCGATGCGTCAACGACGCTTCACCCCTATCTACAGGATGAAGATGAACAGACACGCGTCGTGTATAATACCGTCACTTTTTCTACGTATCTGCATGAAGGCTTCGGAAGGATTCGGCATTATACGCAAAAGGATTATCTATTAATCCTGGAAATGATTCTCGTTTTCATCCGGATGACTGATTCTATATCTCAAAAGAACTTCCCGATTATATGGGAGTTCGCCAAAGACACAATCCTCCACATCTCGGATTCTGCTTACTTCCGTGCTGACCGGATTCGCTTACTTGATTATCTAAAGCAGTTAGCGGAAATCACAGGGAATGAAATGGATTATTATGAATTGGAAAGACATTTGCAGCCAAATTAA